One Campylobacter concisus DNA segment encodes these proteins:
- a CDS encoding GGDEF domain-containing response regulator, with the protein MERILVVDDNKALAKLIVMQMEKSIEDMAIDVAYDFAEAKMLISEHGKDYFMTILDLNLPDAPNGEIVDYVLAQGLCAIVLTGSIDDKTKEFFINKDIVDYVYKGNMDDINYIFQMINRLSKNRQYKVLVVEDSLPFRNMIKKILTSLQFKVLAAAHGEEAMSYFADNPDINLIITDYRMPVKDGLEVLKEVRKEKDKNHLGVIVMTSPSEKTDAAIFLKNGASDFIAKPFSKEELICRINNTIEAMENINKIANFANRDFLTGAYNRRYFYQDIEEYVQTAEELDEPYAFAMLDIDHFKKINDTYGHDGGDKILKSLAKILTDNTKGSDVVARFGGEEFCVVLKKIAKEEAIKFFVNLRAKVVENVVMIKDKPVRVTVSIGISFGKGHCEIDDMLEACDSALYVAKENGRNRVEIAL; encoded by the coding sequence ATGGAAAGAATTCTAGTAGTTGATGATAATAAGGCACTTGCTAAGCTAATCGTCATGCAGATGGAAAAGAGCATTGAGGATATGGCGATCGACGTTGCGTATGATTTTGCCGAAGCCAAGATGCTTATTAGCGAGCACGGCAAAGATTATTTTATGACTATCTTGGATCTAAATTTGCCCGACGCACCAAATGGTGAGATCGTTGATTACGTCCTTGCACAAGGGCTCTGTGCTATCGTTTTAACTGGCAGCATTGATGATAAGACGAAAGAATTTTTTATAAACAAAGATATAGTTGATTACGTCTATAAAGGCAACATGGATGATATCAACTACATCTTTCAAATGATAAATAGACTAAGCAAAAATAGACAATACAAGGTCCTTGTCGTTGAGGACTCGCTGCCTTTTAGAAATATGATAAAAAAGATCTTAACTAGCCTTCAGTTTAAGGTCCTAGCAGCAGCTCACGGCGAAGAGGCGATGAGTTATTTTGCTGATAATCCTGATATAAATTTAATCATAACTGACTATAGAATGCCTGTTAAAGATGGTTTAGAAGTCTTAAAAGAGGTTAGAAAAGAGAAAGATAAAAACCACCTTGGCGTGATCGTGATGACCTCGCCTAGCGAAAAAACAGATGCTGCGATATTTTTAAAAAATGGAGCTAGTGACTTTATAGCAAAGCCATTTTCTAAAGAAGAGCTCATTTGCCGTATAAATAACACTATCGAGGCGATGGAGAATATAAATAAGATAGCAAATTTTGCCAACCGCGACTTTTTAACTGGCGCTTATAATAGAAGATATTTCTATCAAGATATAGAAGAGTACGTTCAAACAGCTGAAGAGCTTGATGAACCTTATGCGTTTGCTATGCTTGATATAGATCACTTTAAAAAGATAAACGATACATACGGGCATGATGGTGGCGATAAGATACTAAAATCACTCGCAAAAATACTAACTGACAACACAAAAGGAAGCGATGTGGTCGCTAGGTTTGGCGGCGAGGAGTTTTGTGTCGTTCTTAAAAAGATAGCAAAAGAGGAGGCTATTAAATTTTTTGTAAATTTAAGAGCAAAAGTGGTTGAAAATGTGGTCATGATAAAGGATAAACCAGTAAGAGTTACTGTATCTATCGGTATATCTTTTGGTAAAGGACACTGCGAGATAGATGATATGCTCGAAGCTTGCGACTCAGCGCTTTATGTTGCTAAAGAAAATGGTAGAAATAGGGTAGAAATAGCTTTATGA
- the lptC gene encoding LPS export ABC transporter periplasmic protein LptC has protein sequence MVVKIFYFVVAIFSAVMIFLAAQDPYLANVLKVDTKISNMQVNDVVDYEINSTKISGIYEADELNRYSDRDEFLDFKARILRGNLRHFLSSDKAISQNDEIIFQKNANYENNDSLKFKSDEVIYNTKTKIVRSEANFTIARNGDKALGDSGSYDLGKKQTQIKGLRAWVEEKQRF, from the coding sequence TTGGTTGTAAAAATTTTCTACTTCGTCGTGGCTATTTTTAGTGCTGTGATGATATTTTTAGCGGCTCAAGACCCATACTTAGCAAACGTGCTAAAGGTTGATACCAAGATATCAAATATGCAGGTAAATGACGTGGTTGATTACGAGATAAACTCGACTAAGATAAGCGGAATTTACGAGGCTGACGAGCTAAACAGATATAGCGACAGAGATGAATTTTTAGACTTTAAAGCGAGAATTTTAAGGGGAAATTTAAGACATTTTCTAAGCTCAGACAAGGCTATCTCGCAAAACGATGAGATAATCTTTCAAAAAAATGCGAACTATGAAAACAACGATAGTTTGAAATTTAAAAGCGATGAAGTTATATATAACACAAAGACAAAAATAGTAAGATCAGAGGCAAATTTCACCATCGCTAGAAATGGCGACAAAGCACTAGGTGATAGCGGAAGCTATGATCTTGGTAAAAAACAAACGCAGATAAAAGGGTTAAGGGCATGGGTAGAAGAAAAGCAGCGATTTTAG
- the hisB gene encoding imidazoleglycerol-phosphate dehydratase HisB gives MLELTRNTKETQISMKLKIYGSGVAKISTGIGFFDHMLESFTKHSLLDLEISCKGDTHVDFHHSVEDVGIVLGQLLKEALYPLSGVERFGEASVVMDEAAVFCALDLSNRAYLVYENFNENAKVGEFDTELVEEFFRAVAINSAITLHLNQIRGKNTHHIIEATFKSFAVALRRALAKNARIGTPSTKGVL, from the coding sequence ATTTTAGAACTAACTAGAAACACAAAAGAGACGCAAATCTCAATGAAGCTCAAAATTTACGGCTCTGGGGTTGCGAAGATAAGTACAGGCATTGGCTTTTTTGACCACATGCTTGAGTCATTTACAAAGCACTCTTTGCTCGATCTTGAAATTTCATGCAAGGGCGACACGCATGTGGATTTTCACCACAGTGTCGAGGATGTAGGCATAGTTTTGGGGCAACTTTTAAAAGAGGCTTTATATCCATTAAGTGGTGTTGAGAGGTTTGGCGAGGCTAGCGTTGTTATGGATGAGGCGGCTGTTTTTTGCGCGCTAGATCTTAGCAACAGAGCTTACCTTGTATATGAAAATTTTAATGAAAATGCCAAAGTTGGCGAGTTTGACACTGAGCTTGTGGAGGAGTTTTTTAGAGCAGTTGCCATAAATTCAGCCATCACTCTTCATCTAAATCAAATTCGTGGCAAAAACACGCATCACATCATCGAAGCAACATTTAAATCATTTGCCGTAGCACTCCGCAGAGCGCTTGCCAAAAACGCAAGGATCGGCACTCCAAGCACAAAAGGCGTTTTATGA
- a CDS encoding lytic transglycosylase domain-containing protein: MKAMLKIFLLFACSTLLLANAPEKSSYDTQVKILKELDIDASFMKTSHYAKMRQGIQNSQVRTFTDALKNGYMYIPMIKEQIKKSGVPESFFYLAMIESGFSNHTVSNAKATGMWQFMEQTAKIHGLKVGQYTDERKDPVESTVAATNYLRSLKNQFGKWYLAAMAYNCGDGALKKAIQKAGTDDLVTLLDAEKKYLPAETRNFIIKILRAAYIAKDADFLISKESSLLNINGGLRLTKVKVPGGTNLAQIGDSIGLSTKKMKSNNPHLKFVFTPPTLKDYYVYIPENKKQLFSDNFKPFNGKNNFYAYTVKKGETLLSISKKTGVSHRAIKDYNELSTNAVSYNQKLIIPFSTQNKSHNYVVQTGDTIASLSKKFNVSEKDIKDANSLASSNLNVGANIVIP, from the coding sequence ATGAAAGCAATGCTTAAGATATTTTTATTATTTGCATGTAGCACCTTGCTACTAGCAAACGCCCCTGAGAAGAGCTCTTATGACACTCAGGTTAAAATTTTAAAAGAGCTAGACATCGATGCTAGCTTTATGAAAACTTCTCACTATGCAAAGATGAGACAAGGCATACAAAACTCACAGGTAAGAACATTTACAGATGCCTTGAAAAATGGCTATATGTATATACCAATGATTAAAGAGCAGATCAAAAAATCAGGCGTACCTGAGTCATTTTTCTACCTAGCGATGATAGAGTCAGGCTTTTCAAATCACACTGTCTCAAACGCTAAAGCTACTGGTATGTGGCAATTTATGGAGCAAACAGCAAAAATTCACGGCCTAAAAGTAGGACAATACACCGATGAGAGAAAAGATCCAGTCGAATCAACTGTAGCCGCTACAAACTATCTAAGATCACTTAAAAATCAATTTGGCAAGTGGTACTTGGCGGCAATGGCATATAACTGTGGCGATGGTGCGTTAAAAAAAGCTATACAAAAAGCTGGCACAGATGATCTTGTAACACTTCTTGATGCTGAGAAAAAATACCTCCCAGCTGAGACTAGAAATTTCATCATTAAAATTTTAAGAGCGGCATATATAGCAAAAGATGCGGACTTTTTGATATCTAAGGAGTCATCTTTACTAAACATAAATGGCGGATTAAGACTTACGAAAGTAAAAGTGCCAGGCGGTACAAATTTAGCTCAGATAGGCGACAGTATCGGTCTTAGCACAAAAAAGATGAAAAGCAATAATCCACATTTAAAATTTGTATTTACTCCTCCAACTTTAAAAGATTATTACGTTTATATTCCTGAAAATAAAAAGCAACTTTTCTCAGATAATTTCAAGCCATTTAATGGTAAAAATAACTTCTACGCATACACTGTAAAAAAAGGCGAAACCTTGCTCTCTATCTCTAAAAAAACAGGCGTTAGCCACAGAGCGATCAAGGACTACAACGAGCTTAGCACAAACGCAGTAAGCTATAATCAAAAACTAATAATCCCTTTTTCTACTCAAAATAAATCTCACAACTACGTAGTTCAAACAGGCGATACAATCGCATCTTTATCAAAGAAATTTAATGTAAGTGAAAAAGATATAAAAGATGCAAATTCTTTGGCTAGTTCAAATTTAAATGTCGGAGCAAATATTGTCATACCGTAA
- a CDS encoding AAA family ATPase, protein MIDRILIKDYLNFKNVELNFKEGLSVFTGVSGAGKSVLMSAIMAVFGLKDSEARLIEADVEHKFELDEFGIENEEVNIFKLLKDKSTRYFINQQAISKKNLAQVAREHIKYLSAKEANEFENEKFLNLLDRLEISKNEKFKEIKQEFEEAFLEFSKISKELATIKEEEKKVEELKELASFEIEKIRSVGPKKGEFEELMETKKRLSKKDKINEAWARAERIFELEHSVNEALSISDLDSGFFEDAMNELRVARDSLNMEELDDIDVESVLDRIEALNAIIRRYGSEEEALEALDKKEKELARYENLSFEKSELEKKFEILSKKANELASTLSKARGANLKELEAMINLYLKELYMPDITLRIEGKKLDILGADEICLNLNETSLKNLSSGELNRLRLAFIAASSEITKTGGDVIILDEIDANLSGKEAMSIANVLLKLANFYQIFAISHQPQLSSKANSHFLVERHGESSVVRELDKEERVNELARMISGEHISEEAINFAKGLLK, encoded by the coding sequence ATGATTGATCGAATTTTGATTAAGGATTATCTAAATTTTAAAAATGTCGAGCTAAATTTCAAAGAGGGTCTTAGCGTATTTACGGGTGTTAGTGGCGCTGGTAAGTCGGTGCTGATGAGTGCTATAATGGCTGTTTTTGGGCTAAAAGATAGTGAAGCAAGGCTAATAGAAGCTGACGTTGAGCATAAATTTGAGCTTGATGAGTTTGGCATAGAAAACGAAGAGGTCAATATTTTTAAGCTTCTAAAAGATAAGAGCACGAGGTATTTTATAAACCAACAAGCCATCTCAAAGAAAAATTTAGCCCAAGTGGCGCGCGAGCACATCAAATATCTCTCGGCAAAAGAGGCAAATGAATTTGAAAATGAGAAATTTCTAAATTTGCTTGACAGGCTTGAAATTTCAAAAAATGAGAAATTTAAAGAGATAAAGCAGGAATTTGAAGAGGCGTTTTTAGAATTTTCTAAAATTTCAAAAGAGCTAGCCACTATAAAAGAGGAAGAGAAAAAGGTCGAGGAGCTAAAGGAGCTTGCTAGCTTTGAGATCGAGAAGATAAGAAGTGTCGGGCCTAAAAAAGGCGAGTTTGAAGAGCTTATGGAGACTAAAAAAAGGCTTAGTAAAAAGGATAAGATAAATGAGGCGTGGGCTAGAGCTGAGCGGATATTTGAGCTAGAGCACAGCGTAAATGAGGCGCTAAGTATCAGCGACCTTGATAGTGGCTTTTTTGAAGATGCGATGAACGAGCTAAGGGTCGCGCGCGATAGCCTAAATATGGAGGAGCTTGACGATATAGACGTAGAGAGCGTGCTTGATAGGATAGAAGCTCTTAATGCCATCATTAGGCGCTATGGCAGCGAGGAGGAGGCGTTAGAAGCGCTTGATAAAAAGGAAAAAGAGCTTGCCAGATATGAAAATTTAAGCTTTGAAAAGAGCGAGCTTGAGAAGAAATTTGAAATTTTAAGCAAAAAGGCAAATGAGCTAGCCAGCACTTTAAGCAAGGCAAGGGGTGCAAATTTAAAAGAGCTTGAGGCTATGATAAATTTATACCTAAAAGAGCTTTATATGCCAGATATTACGCTAAGGATCGAAGGCAAAAAGCTTGATATTTTAGGCGCTGATGAAATTTGTCTAAATTTAAACGAGACCTCGCTTAAAAATTTAAGCTCAGGCGAGCTGAACCGCCTAAGGCTAGCCTTTATAGCCGCTTCTAGTGAGATCACAAAAACGGGCGGTGATGTCATCATTTTAGACGAAATAGATGCAAATTTAAGCGGAAAAGAGGCGATGAGCATCGCAAATGTCTTGCTTAAGCTTGCAAATTTCTATCAAATTTTTGCCATTTCTCACCAGCCACAGCTTAGCTCAAAGGCAAATTCGCACTTCTTAGTAGAGCGTCACGGTGAGAGCTCAGTCGTAAGAGAGCTTGACAAAGAGGAGCGTGTAAATGAGCTTGCACGTATGATAAGTGGCGAGCATATCAGTGAAGAGGCGATAAATTTTGCAAAAGGACTTTTAAAATAG
- a CDS encoding TatD family hydrolase: MIIDTHCHLDSKVYDFDLEQILSEARNLGLKGFIIPGADINDLPKAAKIAHEKNDIFFAVGVHPYDKENFDIETLREFAKDKKCVAIGECGLDYYRLPKDEEEKIREKQDQKRVFLAQLDLAVELNKPVILHIREANEDSFNILKEYAPKLEAGAVLHCYNASPLLLELCKFGNFYFGIGGVLTFKNAKNLVEILPKIPFDRVLIETDAPYLTPEPNRGKRNEPAFTTFVAKKIAEILNLEFEVVCKTTSDNAKRLFKCFA; the protein is encoded by the coding sequence ATGATTATAGATACGCATTGCCATTTGGATAGTAAAGTTTATGATTTTGACCTAGAGCAAATTTTATCTGAAGCCAGAAATTTAGGGCTAAAAGGCTTTATTATCCCTGGAGCTGATATTAATGATTTACCAAAAGCGGCTAAAATAGCGCACGAAAAAAATGACATTTTCTTTGCCGTTGGGGTTCATCCATATGATAAAGAGAATTTTGATATTGAAACTTTAAGAGAATTTGCCAAAGATAAAAAGTGCGTGGCTATCGGTGAATGTGGGCTTGACTACTACCGCTTGCCAAAAGATGAAGAAGAAAAGATAAGAGAAAAGCAAGATCAAAAACGTGTTTTTTTAGCTCAACTAGATTTGGCTGTTGAGTTAAACAAACCCGTTATCCTCCACATCAGAGAGGCTAATGAGGACTCTTTTAACATTTTAAAAGAGTATGCGCCAAAGCTTGAAGCTGGAGCGGTTTTGCATTGTTATAATGCTTCGCCACTTCTTTTAGAGCTTTGTAAATTTGGGAATTTTTACTTTGGCATAGGTGGCGTTTTGACATTTAAAAACGCTAAGAATTTAGTTGAAATTCTGCCAAAAATTCCTTTTGATAGGGTATTGATAGAGACTGACGCTCCATATCTCACGCCAGAACCAAATCGTGGCAAGAGAAATGAGCCAGCGTTTACGACATTTGTTGCTAAAAAGATAGCTGAAATTTTAAACCTTGAATTTGAAGTAGTTTGTAAAACGACTTCAGATAATGCCAAAAGGTTATTTAAGTGCTTTGCCTAA
- a CDS encoding NAD(+) kinase, with protein sequence MKNEQKFNTTNAKKVGLIAKDYPLFKQDLAKLEKILKKYNAEILLEKSCAKQVEKSGFELLKLAKECEFLITLGGDGTIISTCRKLAHISPLILGIHAGRLGFLTDITINESEKFFKDFFDDKFEVETPFMLDVTLHKNDGKTEQKIAFNDAVIVSKNGGSMTHIEALLNEKYFNSYFGDGVIVATPAGTTAYNMSANGPIIYPLSEVFALTPICSHSLTQRPVVLTKNHTVKFRTKSDAILVIDGQDRFDMSKISAVSMSLSEKKARLIRHIGRDYFQILKEKLHWGYND encoded by the coding sequence ATGAAAAATGAACAAAAATTTAATACCACAAACGCCAAAAAAGTGGGACTTATCGCGAAAGATTATCCATTATTTAAGCAGGATTTAGCAAAGCTAGAAAAAATTTTAAAAAAGTATAACGCAGAAATTTTGCTTGAAAAAAGCTGCGCAAAACAGGTAGAAAAAAGTGGCTTTGAGCTTCTAAAACTAGCCAAAGAGTGCGAATTTCTTATCACGCTTGGTGGAGATGGCACGATCATCTCAACTTGCAGAAAGCTAGCTCACATCTCGCCACTCATACTTGGCATACACGCTGGCAGGCTCGGCTTTTTGACAGATATCACTATAAATGAGAGTGAGAAGTTTTTTAAAGATTTTTTTGATGATAAATTTGAGGTAGAAACGCCTTTTATGTTAGACGTCACACTTCACAAAAATGATGGCAAAACCGAGCAAAAGATAGCATTTAACGACGCAGTCATCGTTAGTAAAAATGGCGGCTCGATGACGCATATCGAGGCACTTTTAAATGAAAAGTATTTTAACTCATATTTTGGTGATGGCGTCATAGTGGCAACTCCTGCTGGCACTACGGCTTACAACATGAGTGCAAATGGCCCGATCATCTACCCGCTAAGCGAGGTCTTTGCGCTAACTCCCATCTGTTCGCACTCGCTTACGCAGCGTCCAGTCGTGCTTACCAAAAATCACACGGTTAAATTTAGAACAAAAAGCGACGCCATTTTAGTAATAGACGGCCAAGACCGCTTTGATATGAGTAAAATTTCAGCCGTCAGTATGAGCCTCAGCGAGAAAAAAGCGAGGCTGATACGCCATATTGGCAGGGATTATTTTCAAATTTTAAAAGAGAAACTTCACTGGGGTTATAATGATTGA
- a CDS encoding septal ring lytic transglycosylase RlpA family protein, giving the protein MSYRKSLNFYLGLSFTLLITGCSWSGAPFTPSGPTNVRGNNSASVQKATMRPYTINGKTYYPTVVSVGDKASGTASWYGPNFHGKTTSNGEVYNMYNMTAAHKTLPMNTILKVTNLRNQKSVIVRVNDRGPFVADRVLDLSKAAAMKLDVIGTGTAPVSMEVIGFNEDINAVTTASAQPTKPTSTGIKVPNPVSPTAPVGGIVISSEQRVVGGDFMVQIGSFKNLEGANRYQREHKSIDGYRSVVKTFTIDGSTIYRVFLNGFRSEDEARDYARSGKFQGAFIVRG; this is encoded by the coding sequence TTGTCATACCGTAAGAGCCTAAATTTCTACTTAGGACTAAGTTTTACACTTCTAATCACTGGTTGTTCTTGGAGCGGGGCTCCATTTACTCCAAGTGGCCCAACTAATGTAAGAGGCAACAACTCCGCCTCAGTTCAAAAAGCAACAATGAGACCATACACCATAAATGGCAAAACATACTATCCGACCGTCGTAAGTGTCGGCGATAAAGCCAGCGGAACGGCAAGTTGGTATGGTCCAAATTTTCACGGCAAAACAACCTCAAATGGCGAAGTTTATAATATGTACAATATGACTGCGGCGCATAAAACTTTGCCGATGAATACAATACTTAAAGTAACAAATTTAAGAAATCAAAAAAGTGTTATCGTGCGTGTAAATGACAGAGGACCTTTTGTGGCTGACAGGGTGCTTGACCTCTCAAAAGCAGCTGCAATGAAGCTTGATGTCATCGGCACTGGTACAGCTCCAGTTAGTATGGAGGTTATCGGCTTTAATGAAGACATTAACGCTGTTACAACTGCTAGCGCGCAACCAACAAAACCAACAAGCACTGGCATAAAAGTGCCAAATCCAGTCTCTCCAACGGCCCCAGTTGGCGGCATCGTGATCTCATCAGAGCAACGCGTTGTGGGTGGAGATTTTATGGTACAAATTGGCTCGTTTAAAAACCTTGAAGGCGCAAATAGATACCAAAGAGAGCATAAAAGCATAGATGGTTATAGATCAGTCGTTAAGACATTTACGATAGATGGCTCAACCATTTATAGAGTATTCTTAAATGGCTTTAGAAGCGAGGACGAGGCTAGGGATTACGCAAGAAGCGGTAAATTCCAAGGTGCATTTATAGTAAGAGGTTAG
- the aspS gene encoding aspartate--tRNA ligase yields the protein MRSHYCTDLSKADIGKEVILCGWANTYRDHGGVVFIDLRDVSGLIQLVCDPADSKEAHDVAAKVRDEYVLKAKGKVRARGEGLTNPKLKTGEIEVIVSELIIENPSEPLPFMIGDESVNEDIRLKYRFLDLRSERLQNIFKMRSRAAIAARNSLDKMGFIEFETPVLTRATPEGARDYLVPSRVYPGQFYALPQSPQLFKQLLMCSGFDKYFQIAKCFRDEDLRADRQPEFTQIDIEMSFVEQEDIINMAETMLKDIFKACGHDIKTPFRRMSYKEATETYGSDKPDLRYDLKMIDVIDIFERSSNEIFSGIAKDKKKNRIKALKVPNGDNIFSKREMNRFEEFVRKFGAQGLGYFQMKEDGLKGPLCKFFEQSDLDEIVSRCELKVGDVVFFGAGKKKIVLDYMGRFRIFLAEQMGIIDQDRLEFLWVLDFPMFEQNDDGSYSAMHHPFTMPKNIDEPDLEDILSIAHDVVLNGFELGGGSIRIHKNDIQQKVFKLLGIDEAEQREKFGFLLDALTFGAPPHGGIAIGFDRLNMLVNKASSIRDVIAFPKTQRAQCPLTKAPSYASNEQLRELGLRIREKEQKA from the coding sequence ATGCGAAGTCATTATTGCACCGATCTTAGCAAAGCTGATATCGGCAAAGAAGTAATACTTTGTGGCTGGGCAAACACATATAGAGACCACGGTGGCGTTGTTTTCATCGACTTAAGAGACGTTAGCGGGCTTATACAATTAGTTTGTGATCCTGCTGACAGCAAAGAAGCACACGACGTGGCTGCAAAAGTAAGAGATGAATATGTCTTAAAAGCAAAAGGAAAAGTAAGAGCTAGGGGCGAAGGACTAACCAATCCAAAGCTAAAAACTGGCGAGATAGAGGTGATAGTAAGCGAGCTCATCATCGAAAATCCAAGCGAGCCACTACCATTTATGATAGGCGATGAAAGCGTAAATGAGGACATCAGGCTAAAATACCGCTTTTTAGACCTAAGAAGCGAGCGCTTGCAAAATATCTTTAAAATGCGCTCGCGCGCGGCGATAGCAGCTAGAAACAGCCTAGATAAAATGGGCTTTATCGAGTTTGAAACTCCAGTTTTAACACGCGCAACTCCAGAAGGCGCAAGAGATTATCTAGTGCCAAGCCGTGTATATCCAGGCCAGTTTTACGCGCTCCCACAAAGCCCGCAGCTATTTAAACAACTTTTGATGTGTTCTGGCTTTGATAAGTATTTTCAGATAGCAAAATGCTTCCGTGACGAGGACTTAAGGGCTGATCGCCAACCAGAATTTACTCAAATAGATATCGAAATGAGCTTTGTCGAGCAAGAAGATATCATAAATATGGCTGAGACGATGCTAAAAGACATTTTTAAAGCCTGCGGACACGATATCAAAACGCCATTTAGACGTATGAGCTACAAAGAGGCGACAGAGACTTACGGCTCAGACAAGCCTGACCTTAGATATGATCTAAAAATGATCGATGTGATCGATATTTTCGAGCGCTCAAGCAATGAAATTTTTAGCGGGATCGCAAAAGATAAGAAGAAAAACCGCATAAAAGCGCTAAAAGTGCCAAATGGCGATAATATCTTTAGCAAGCGCGAGATGAATAGATTTGAGGAATTCGTACGTAAATTTGGTGCGCAAGGTCTTGGCTACTTCCAGATGAAAGAAGATGGTTTAAAAGGCCCACTTTGTAAATTTTTCGAGCAAAGCGATCTTGACGAGATCGTCTCAAGATGTGAGCTAAAAGTTGGTGACGTAGTATTCTTTGGTGCTGGCAAGAAAAAGATCGTGCTTGATTATATGGGAAGATTTAGAATTTTCTTGGCTGAACAAATGGGTATCATCGATCAAGACAGACTTGAGTTTTTATGGGTGCTTGACTTCCCAATGTTTGAGCAAAATGACGATGGTAGCTACTCTGCGATGCACCATCCATTTACAATGCCAAAAAATATAGACGAGCCTGATCTTGAAGATATTCTCTCTATCGCTCACGACGTCGTGTTAAACGGCTTTGAGCTTGGCGGCGGAAGTATAAGAATTCACAAAAACGACATCCAACAAAAAGTCTTTAAGCTTCTTGGCATAGATGAAGCCGAGCAGCGTGAGAAATTTGGCTTCTTGCTTGATGCCTTGACATTTGGTGCGCCTCCACATGGTGGTATCGCGATCGGCTTTGATAGGCTAAATATGCTTGTAAATAAAGCAAGCTCGATCCGCGACGTCATAGCTTTCCCTAAAACACAGCGCGCTCAGTGCCCACTCACAAAGGCACCAAGCTACGCTAGCAACGAACAGCTTAGGGAGCTAGGACTAAGGATAAGAGAAAAAGAGCAAAAGGCTTAA
- a CDS encoding adenylate kinase, translated as MKNLFLIIGAPGSGKTTDASIIAQHDEKFAHFSTGDLLRAEVASGSELGKLIDGFISKGNLVPLDVVVNAIVSAIKSSNKSNIIIDGYPRSVEQMTELDKVLSEQDEISLKGVIEVDVSEDVARARVLGRARGADDNNEVFNNRMKVYLDPIKPIRKFYSEKELLHVVNGERGIDEIVADIKNLLAKLI; from the coding sequence ATGAAAAATTTATTTTTAATCATCGGCGCTCCAGGCAGCGGCAAAACAACAGACGCATCGATCATCGCACAGCATGATGAGAAATTTGCACACTTTTCAACTGGCGATCTTTTAAGAGCTGAAGTAGCTAGCGGTAGCGAGCTTGGCAAACTAATAGACGGCTTTATCTCAAAAGGAAATTTAGTCCCACTTGACGTTGTCGTAAATGCGATCGTATCAGCCATCAAAAGCTCAAATAAATCAAATATCATAATCGACGGCTACCCAAGAAGCGTTGAGCAAATGACTGAGCTTGACAAGGTTTTAAGCGAGCAAGATGAAATTTCTCTAAAAGGCGTCATCGAAGTGGATGTTAGCGAAGATGTGGCAAGAGCTAGAGTGCTTGGCCGTGCAAGAGGCGCTGATGATAACAATGAAGTGTTTAACAACCGCATGAAAGTCTATCTTGATCCGATCAAACCTATCCGTAAGTTTTACAGCGAAAAAGAGCTACTTCACGTAGTAAATGGCGAACGCGGCATCGACGAGATCGTAGCTGACATCAAAAATTTACTAGCTAAACTTATATAA
- a CDS encoding KdsC family phosphatase, translating to MIEIIFLDVDGCLTDGKIIYNANGEELKFFDVKDGYAIESWLKLGKKVAIITGRKSAIVERRAEDLKINHVYQGVGDKFEVASEILKFEGLSFKNAAAIGDDYNDYKILDAVAWSFKPKDAIKELDVKTKLKHKGGNGAVREMIEMIIKSENLYDEWSKRWL from the coding sequence ATGATAGAAATTATATTTTTAGACGTTGATGGGTGCCTAACTGATGGCAAGATCATCTACAATGCAAATGGCGAAGAGCTTAAATTTTTTGATGTAAAAGATGGCTATGCGATAGAGAGCTGGCTAAAGCTTGGCAAGAAAGTGGCTATCATCACTGGTAGAAAGTCAGCCATCGTTGAGCGAAGGGCTGAGGATCTGAAGATAAACCACGTCTATCAAGGTGTTGGCGATAAATTTGAAGTAGCAAGTGAGATATTAAAATTTGAAGGACTTAGCTTTAAAAACGCAGCAGCTATCGGCGATGACTATAATGACTATAAAATTTTAGACGCAGTTGCTTGGAGCTTTAAGCCAAAAGATGCCATTAAAGAGCTTGATGTAAAGACAAAACTAAAGCACAAAGGTGGCAATGGCGCTGTTAGAGAGATGATCGAGATGATCATAAAATCAGAAAATTTATATGATGAGTGGTCTAAGCGTTGGTTGTAA